A section of the Desulfomonile tiedjei genome encodes:
- the aroA gene encoding 3-phosphoshikimate 1-carboxyvinyltransferase, producing MHDVSVLRIQPAGALTGKVWLPGDKSLSHRALILSSLSDGVSRIGNCLVAGVTEAMIDCLEGLGVKIKIETDRSVGDFETAEVSVHGCGLRGFARPAKELNCRGSATTMRLLAGVLAGQPFQSTLDGNDRLRLRPMDRVIEPLREKGARIETKNGNAPLTFLPSVLKSSEHVLSVASAQVKSALLLAGLFCEGPTTVVEPHVSRDHTERMLRNLGIGVTQSEDGQGRHVVTMSGGIPRLPAMDLTLASDPSSAAFLTVAGLLVPGSSVQIPNLCLNPGRAGLFEVLQSMEADLDMVVESDSTGEPVGTVDVRASKLHGVEIKGPVVTRMIDEFPILAVAATQASGATVVSDAQELKLKESDRIQALAEELNKMGAGIQTLTDGFVVPGSARLQGAVVNARGDHRLAMSLTVAGLVARGETLIHGWEVMRESFPNFPHVLRQMGASVEW from the coding sequence ATGCATGATGTCTCGGTTCTGCGAATCCAGCCTGCCGGAGCGCTGACCGGCAAAGTATGGCTTCCCGGCGACAAATCGCTCTCTCATCGAGCACTCATCCTTTCTTCGCTGTCCGACGGGGTCTCTAGAATAGGCAACTGTCTGGTAGCCGGGGTCACAGAGGCAATGATAGACTGTCTCGAAGGCCTTGGAGTCAAAATAAAGATTGAAACAGATCGGTCGGTCGGCGATTTTGAAACCGCTGAGGTCTCTGTGCACGGTTGCGGCCTGCGAGGATTCGCTCGCCCGGCCAAAGAGCTGAACTGCAGAGGGTCGGCGACCACCATGCGTCTTCTGGCCGGTGTGCTTGCGGGTCAGCCTTTTCAATCCACGCTTGATGGAAATGACCGGCTCCGATTGCGCCCGATGGATAGAGTGATCGAGCCGCTTCGAGAAAAAGGCGCACGCATTGAGACGAAAAACGGCAACGCACCTCTGACCTTTCTGCCTTCGGTCCTGAAGTCCTCTGAGCATGTCTTAAGCGTCGCCAGCGCGCAGGTGAAATCAGCTTTGCTTCTTGCCGGGCTTTTTTGCGAGGGCCCGACGACCGTGGTCGAGCCTCATGTCAGCCGAGACCACACGGAACGAATGTTGCGGAACCTGGGCATAGGAGTTACCCAATCAGAGGATGGCCAGGGACGCCACGTCGTCACGATGTCCGGAGGGATTCCGCGATTGCCCGCGATGGATCTTACTCTTGCATCCGATCCGTCGTCCGCGGCCTTCCTGACAGTGGCAGGCCTGCTGGTACCAGGCTCCTCCGTGCAGATTCCGAATCTTTGCCTGAACCCTGGGCGTGCAGGGCTGTTCGAGGTCCTTCAGTCCATGGAAGCAGATTTGGACATGGTGGTCGAGTCGGATTCAACCGGTGAGCCCGTTGGAACCGTGGATGTCCGGGCCAGCAAACTCCATGGTGTTGAGATTAAGGGACCTGTGGTCACCAGGATGATTGATGAGTTTCCCATACTTGCGGTGGCGGCAACTCAGGCATCCGGGGCCACCGTGGTGAGCGACGCCCAGGAGTTGAAGCTGAAGGAGAGCGACAGGATTCAGGCCTTAGCGGAAGAGCTTAACAAAATGGGCGCCGGCATTCAGACCTTGACCGACGGCTTTGTCGTACCCGGATCCGCGCGCCTCCAGGGGGCCGTGGTAAACGCCCGAGGGGATCACAGACTGGCAATGAGCCTCACTGTGGCCGGATTGGTAGCACGCGGGGAAACCTTGATACACGGATGGGAGGTCATGCGTGAATCCTTCCCGAATTTCCCGCATGTTCTCAGGCAGATGGGGGCGAGTGTAGAATGGTAG
- the aroF gene encoding 3-deoxy-7-phosphoheptulonate synthase, translated as MVVVMKKEAKEAQVSRVLAKIEDLGLTAHVSRGKIRTIVGVVGDNSGVESTAFESLGGVERVVPLLGPFKLASRDFKKEDTVFSIDGSHIGGKKIIVMAGPCAVESKEQIIQSALAVKKAGAVALRGGAFKPRTSPYSFQGLGEEGLKLLAVARDMAGLAVVTEVTTPEQVPLVAQYADVLQVGARNMQNFALLHAVGEAHKPVLLKRGMSSTIEEFLNAAEYILSHNNPRVILCERGIRTFETYTRNTLDINAIPVLKSLSHLPVVVDPSHGTGKREYVAAVSRAAVAAGADGLIVEVHPNPENALSDGAQSLTPDEFESLMSELKPVAEAVGRTM; from the coding sequence ATGGTAGTCGTCATGAAAAAGGAAGCGAAGGAAGCTCAGGTATCCCGGGTCTTGGCAAAAATAGAAGACCTGGGGCTAACGGCCCATGTATCCAGAGGGAAAATCCGTACCATCGTGGGGGTGGTAGGCGACAACAGCGGGGTGGAGTCCACCGCGTTCGAGTCGCTCGGCGGTGTGGAAAGGGTGGTCCCTCTTCTCGGTCCCTTCAAACTTGCCAGTCGGGATTTCAAGAAGGAGGACACGGTATTCTCGATCGACGGTTCCCATATCGGGGGCAAGAAGATCATCGTCATGGCCGGTCCTTGCGCAGTGGAGAGCAAGGAGCAGATCATTCAGTCCGCGCTGGCGGTCAAGAAAGCGGGAGCTGTGGCCCTCCGAGGAGGTGCTTTCAAACCAAGGACTTCGCCGTACAGCTTCCAGGGGCTTGGCGAAGAGGGATTGAAGTTGTTGGCAGTGGCCCGGGACATGGCCGGATTGGCAGTCGTGACTGAGGTCACCACTCCGGAGCAGGTGCCTCTCGTAGCACAATACGCGGACGTCCTGCAGGTTGGAGCGAGAAACATGCAGAACTTTGCCCTACTGCACGCCGTCGGTGAGGCTCACAAGCCGGTCCTCCTCAAACGAGGCATGTCCAGCACGATTGAGGAATTTCTCAACGCAGCGGAGTACATCCTGAGCCACAACAACCCCCGCGTCATTCTCTGCGAACGTGGAATACGCACTTTTGAGACTTACACCCGGAATACCCTTGACATTAATGCCATTCCCGTCCTGAAATCGCTCAGCCACCTTCCTGTTGTGGTAGATCCGAGTCACGGAACCGGTAAACGCGAATATGTAGCCGCGGTCAGTCGCGCGGCCGTCGCCGCGGGAGCCGACGGTTTGATCGTTGAGGTTCATCCCAACCCGGAAAACGCTTTGTCTGATGGAGCGCAGAGCCTTACACCGGACGAATTCGAGTCCTTGATGAGCGAATTGAAACCCGTCGCCGAGGCGGTTGGGAGAACGATGTAA
- a CDS encoding prephenate dehydrogenase/arogenate dehydrogenase family protein, with protein MKGLELTLSKTSIAIVGMGLMGGSLGKALVKHRACREVRALVRRPMAARQAVASGAAHIAGTDPQQILADAHIVVFATPVRTIEKQIGSLKGFLKPGAVVTDLGSVKKGVASVMEDLPDGIFAVGGHPMCGKESSGLAEADPDLFAGKVWVLVPLKNSNTGAMKLINELVSVVGARSVKMNAPEHDEVVACISHLPYLLATTLVSVAEETSKDQPSIWNLASSGFRDTSRVAAGDLSMMMDIMAANRANITRSVEKALRHLEVVRQSLVSGDEKILRDLCSDARDRRLQLFKDHDGVGAGKVSHA; from the coding sequence ATGAAAGGACTTGAGTTGACACTGTCAAAAACTAGCATCGCGATCGTTGGCATGGGGCTGATGGGAGGCAGCTTAGGCAAAGCCCTGGTCAAACACAGAGCCTGTAGAGAAGTTCGCGCGTTGGTACGCCGTCCCATGGCCGCCCGCCAGGCCGTTGCGTCCGGAGCCGCTCATATCGCCGGGACAGATCCGCAGCAGATACTGGCCGATGCACATATTGTGGTCTTCGCGACCCCCGTGAGGACTATCGAAAAGCAGATCGGCTCACTCAAGGGGTTCCTGAAACCGGGAGCGGTAGTCACGGATCTTGGCAGTGTTAAGAAGGGGGTAGCAAGTGTCATGGAAGACCTGCCCGACGGCATTTTTGCCGTGGGAGGGCATCCCATGTGCGGAAAGGAAAGCTCGGGACTTGCTGAGGCAGATCCGGACCTGTTTGCAGGCAAAGTATGGGTACTGGTCCCCCTGAAAAACAGCAATACTGGAGCCATGAAACTGATCAATGAATTGGTAAGCGTTGTGGGCGCGCGTTCCGTGAAAATGAACGCGCCGGAGCACGATGAAGTGGTGGCGTGCATAAGTCATCTTCCATATCTTCTTGCCACTACGTTAGTCTCAGTGGCCGAGGAAACCTCCAAAGACCAGCCGTCCATATGGAATCTGGCATCAAGCGGGTTTCGAGACACTTCGCGCGTCGCAGCGGGCGACCTCTCAATGATGATGGATATTATGGCAGCCAACCGGGCCAACATAACCCGTTCGGTGGAGAAGGCTTTGCGGCATCTGGAAGTGGTAAGGCAATCACTGGTGAGTGGAGACGAAAAGATCTTGCGCGATCTGTGCTCCGATGCACGGGACAGAAGGCTCCAACTGTTCAAAGATCACGATGGCGTCGGTGCGGGGAAGGTCTCCCATGCATGA
- the aroC gene encoding chorismate synthase — translation MRFLTAGESHGPELTVILEGLPAGIPLTTDDIDFQLARRQKGEGSGGRMAIEQDRVRITGGVMAGCTTGAPISMVISNKDFAAWVERDIAPMTIPRPGHADLTAALKYGYRDLRLGLERASARETAARVAMGAVCRMLLQNFEIVIGSYVLSIGSVQAVVPADSDFATLLSRAEASPVRCPDEEAGRKMLEEIAGARAAGDTLGGVLDCVALNLPPGLGSHIHWDRRLTTRLMAAVGSIPAIKGVQFGNAFGDAASAGTDVHDEILCDSQGTLSRASNRAGGLEGGITTGQPLIVRAAMKPISTTMKGLGSVDLATGQPARTVYERSDICAVPRACIVAEAMVSFVLADALMEKLGGDSLDEMAARYKNLRRSTVGDLPMDSTSWRFGYKTPDSK, via the coding sequence TTGCGGTTTCTCACTGCGGGTGAATCCCACGGGCCGGAGCTTACAGTTATCTTGGAAGGTCTTCCTGCGGGCATTCCTTTGACCACCGACGACATAGACTTTCAACTCGCGCGCCGCCAGAAAGGTGAAGGCTCGGGCGGTCGCATGGCGATAGAGCAAGACCGCGTCCGCATTACGGGCGGGGTTATGGCAGGCTGCACCACAGGCGCGCCAATTTCCATGGTAATCTCTAACAAGGACTTCGCGGCCTGGGTTGAGCGAGATATTGCACCCATGACGATTCCTCGTCCAGGGCACGCTGACCTTACCGCGGCCCTGAAGTATGGATACCGTGACCTGCGGCTCGGCCTGGAAAGAGCTTCAGCGAGAGAGACCGCGGCTCGGGTTGCCATGGGTGCGGTTTGCCGAATGCTCCTCCAGAATTTCGAGATTGTCATAGGGTCGTACGTTCTTTCCATTGGGTCTGTTCAGGCTGTTGTGCCGGCAGACTCCGATTTTGCTACGCTTCTTTCACGTGCGGAAGCAAGCCCAGTGCGCTGTCCGGATGAGGAAGCCGGCAGGAAAATGCTCGAAGAAATAGCCGGAGCGCGAGCCGCGGGAGACACCCTCGGCGGTGTTCTCGACTGCGTAGCCTTGAACCTTCCTCCCGGCCTGGGGAGCCACATACACTGGGATCGGAGACTGACTACCAGGCTCATGGCGGCTGTGGGTTCTATTCCTGCCATCAAAGGAGTCCAATTTGGAAACGCTTTCGGCGACGCGGCCAGCGCGGGCACCGATGTCCACGATGAGATATTGTGCGATAGTCAAGGAACCCTCAGTCGCGCTTCAAATCGAGCTGGAGGGCTCGAAGGAGGAATTACCACCGGGCAGCCTCTGATTGTTAGAGCCGCAATGAAGCCCATAAGCACTACTATGAAGGGACTGGGGTCGGTTGACCTTGCCACAGGCCAGCCGGCCAGGACCGTTTATGAACGTAGCGACATCTGTGCGGTCCCAAGGGCCTGTATTGTGGCCGAGGCTATGGTCTCTTTTGTGCTGGCGGACGCCCTGATGGAAAAGCTTGGCGGCGACAGCCTGGATGAAATGGCCGCGCGATACAAGAATCTCAGGCGCAGCACAGTGGGAGACCTCCCCATGGACAGCACTTCGTGGAGATTCGGATACAAAACACCCGATAGCAAATAA
- a CDS encoding shikimate dehydrogenase, with translation MVAKDTIRAGVIGYPVAHSLSPAMHNAAFDSLGMNWRYVPIRVRPERLRDIVLGLESKAFRGINVTIPHKENVIPLLDKVSPEVTRIGAVNTVTLKDGKLSGENTDWSGFLAALEELNFDPAGCNALILGSGGAARAIAYALASCSARILMSSRNRAAGDDVAKQVRRAFPRASITWAHNQALRGMSIRCDLLVNATPVGMSPRGEFSPWPDEVPLPQCSFVYDTVYNPSRTRLMEQASSRGMKCANGLSMLVHQAALSFSIWTGRSAPIDVMRKAISYGDENVAVSHCG, from the coding sequence ATGGTAGCCAAGGATACCATACGAGCCGGTGTCATCGGGTACCCGGTGGCCCACAGTCTCAGTCCGGCCATGCACAACGCGGCGTTCGACTCTTTGGGTATGAACTGGCGTTACGTGCCTATCCGCGTGAGACCGGAAAGATTGCGGGACATCGTGTTGGGCCTCGAATCGAAAGCGTTTCGTGGAATAAATGTAACGATTCCACATAAAGAGAACGTGATCCCTTTGTTGGACAAGGTTTCGCCGGAGGTCACACGGATAGGCGCGGTTAACACTGTTACTCTCAAGGACGGAAAGCTCTCGGGAGAGAATACTGATTGGTCGGGCTTTCTGGCCGCACTGGAGGAATTGAACTTCGATCCTGCGGGCTGTAATGCTCTCATTTTGGGATCGGGCGGGGCCGCTCGGGCCATTGCTTACGCCTTGGCTTCTTGCAGTGCGCGGATCCTGATGTCGTCCAGAAACAGGGCGGCCGGCGACGATGTAGCCAAACAGGTTCGAAGGGCCTTTCCACGTGCCTCGATTACATGGGCCCACAACCAGGCACTGCGCGGCATGAGTATTCGTTGCGATTTGCTGGTAAACGCCACCCCCGTGGGCATGAGCCCCCGCGGGGAATTCTCCCCGTGGCCCGATGAAGTCCCCCTGCCTCAGTGCTCCTTCGTTTACGACACAGTTTACAACCCTTCTAGAACACGCCTTATGGAGCAGGCATCCAGCCGCGGGATGAAATGTGCAAACGGATTGAGTATGCTTGTCCATCAGGCGGCTCTGTCGTTCAGCATCTGGACGGGCAGATCTGCACCGATTGATGTCATGCGAAAAGCAATCTCCTATGGTGATGAGAATGTTGCGGTTTCTCACTGCGGGTGA